The genomic region TGGCTTACTCTTCTATTTTTCATATTTCTTTTTATTCTCGTTGGTGCAGTAGAATCTGTAGGACTTTTAGATATGGTAGCTGATGGTGTTCTAAATCTTTCTCAAGGAAATCTTACCATAGCTATTTGTCTTATTTTATGGGTCTCAGCCATTATGAGCGCTTTTGTAGATAACATCCCTTTTACCGCTACTATGTTACCTATTACTGCTTATCTCACCAAAGTTATTCCAGGGGCAGAGTCAGGAGTACTCTGGTGGGCCCTGGCCCTTGGAGCCTGTTTTGGAGGCAACGGCACCATAATAGGCGCCAGTGCCAACGTAGTTACCTTGGGAATTGCTGAAGCTGCTGGGTACCGGATAACATTTTTTAACTTTATGAAAAAGGCTGGGCCATATACTATACTCACTATCATACTGGCTAATATCTGGTTGCTATTATTCTTTTAAGGGAGGCCTTATGGATAAACTTTTACCTAATCTTAGAAAAGTATTAATACCTATAACTGACGATGACCATTCTCTAAGGGCTGTAACCTTCGCTGCTAATCTCCTCTCTCCCCTTTCTCCTAATATCGCCCAAACGGTCTTCCTGCTACACGTTATCGCCCCTAGCTACATCGAAAAAATGGCTTCTAATGTCGATATTCGCTTCCGAAATATCCTTGAATCCCCCATCTTTAAAAATATTATCCAACAACATATCGAAAATAACGTTAAACCCTTCCTCGATAAGTTCGCCCGTATATTCAAAGAAAACTCCTTCCAAGGCGATATCCAAACCATCGTCTCCCAAGGTGAACCCGGAAAAGAAATCGTAAATGTCGCTCAAAAAAATAATGTCCAAAGTATTATTATGGGCCGACGCCGCCGCTCCCACGCCGCTGAAACTTTCCTCGGTAGTGCCAGCCAGATCGTCATCCATCGCGCTAAAAAACAATTCGTCTATATCGTCGGCCAATGCCTCCTAGAAAATGGCTGCCCTGTAAATAAAATCCTTGTTGCCCTTGACGGCTCCTCCCCCTCTTTAAAAGCCCTTAATGAAGCCGCTGCTATCGCCTCCTCATTCCCCCCGGGCTTGGTTAAAGTCTCTGTGGTCTCCGTTATCGATCCTCTCTACCTTGAAAAAAACTCTCAGGAAGAAAAAGAAGCTCACCTGCTCCTTGAACAAGCTAAAAATTTCCTTCTTAAATCAGGTCTTAATGAAAACTACATAGAAACCTTTCTCGAATTCGGTGACCCTGGAAGAACTATCGCCAAAATTGCTGACGATGAAAATTACCCCCTAGTTATGATGGGTCGCACCGGAAAAACCGGCCTTAAAGAAATAGTCCTGGGAAGTGTCTCTACCAGAGTTATTCATAAAGTGAAAAAGGCTACCGTAGGACTAGCTCCTGTTGAAGAAAATATATGATATTTTTCTTTACAAAACGTCTAAACTGTAATTCTTTTAAAAAAGATCTTTGCAAAATTCAGAAAATATAGATTGATCGCCACAGCGCTTAGCGCTTCGCGACAGGGATTGCTTCGGCTGCTGGCGCAGCCTCGCAATGACTCTTTTCCGCTGTCACTGCGAGCCCGGATGGGCAAAGCAGTCTCTTGAACAAGATATTTTGCAAAGGTCTCTTAAAAAGAAACCCTAAAATTTAGGTTTAGATTGTTTACAGGAGGTTTTACCGTTGCAATGGGAAAGATCACTTCTGGCAGATTTTTTATCCGCTCAAGAAAAAGGCAAAGAAGTCTATTAAATTTCACAATTTGTTCAAGGAGGTATAAAAAGTGACTTATCATGCAAGCGGCTTTTTGTTTTGCAAGCCCTGTAATAAACAAAGCATTCTCAGAAGCGAAAATACTTCGTCGGCCTAACAGGCTCCTCGTAATAATAACAGGGGTTTGTTTGCCATGGTAACAATATTGCCTCGTGAAATATTTTGTCGTAAAAAACGCTAAATTGATATTTTTTATCAAAGAGGTGAGCCATGTTAAAATTGTTTTTAAAAGCAGTAAGTTTATGTGCTATTTTAACCCTAGTTTTTACTTCTTTTGCTATGGCAACTCCTCCAGAAACCCAAAACTCCCTTCAAAAAGTCTTTATCTTTGGCAAGGTTATAGACACGCATAAAGAACCTGTAGCTCAGGCCAAAATTAAAATTTTTATAAATGGAAATCCCTACCATGTTGAGACTCCTGGCAAGTCAAAAGAACACCTTCTTACCGAAGAAGATGGGTCCTTTTATTTAACCTTAGATATCCCTAATAAAGAATTTTCTGAAAGCAAAATTTCTCTTATTATTGAAAAGTCAGCTTACAAAAAAACTAAAATTTCTTTTACTCATTCTGACTTTGCCCAAAAAGATAACAAATATTTTGTACAAACAGAAGTAATACTTAAAAGGACCTTAAATCCTGCTTTTTGGATTGCCACAATCGTTTTTTTATTAGCTTATATCCTCATTTCTTTTGAGCTCCTTCACCGAACACTGGCGGCTATGCTGGGAGCAGCCATTATGCTGGCTATCAGTTACACAATAGGCACTTTTAATCCTGACTACCATATCATTTCCTACGAAAGCGCTATCAAAGCCATTGATATGAACGTTATTTTCCTCTTGATGGGTATGATGATCATCATAGGTATTCTCAAAAATACCGGTATTTTTCAGTGGTGTGCCTACAAATGCTACCAGCTTTCTAGAGGAAAAGTATTTTTACTTTCTATTATATTCATGAGCTTTACAGCGATAACTTCTGCCTTTTTAGACAACGTTACAACTATGCTCCTTTTAACACCTGTTACTGTTGAAATTGCTCTTGCGCTAGGAATAAATCCTCTTTCTCTTTTAATTCCTGAAATTCTTGCCTCAAATATTGGAGGTACCGCTACTCTTATTGGTGATCCCCCTAATATTATGATTGGTTCTTATGCCAAATTAACTTTTTTACAGTTTGTTGAAAATCTCGCTCCAGTATGCCTAATAAGTCTTCTAATGCTTTTTGTTTATAATCGTTTTGTTTTTCAAAGTGAATATAACAAATCAAAAATTGATAATGTCGAAGCTTTTATCGAAAAGCTACGTCAAGAATATCAGATAACCGATAAAACTCTTCTTACTTTTGGTCTCCTCATAATGGGAATTGTTATTCTTATGTTTGTTCTACATGGAGTTTTACACATGGAAGTAAGCATTGCGGCTCTTTTTGGAGCTAGTATCTTATTCGCTTATAGCGCTGTTACCAAAAAAGTAGATATCGCTCACTTAGTTGAAAAAGATATTGAATGGCTAACTCTTCTATTTTTTATGTTTCTTTTTATTCTCGTTGGTGCGGTAGAATCTGTAGGACTTTTAGATATGGTAGCTGACGAAGTTTTGCGGTTATCCCACGATAATCTAACTGTTGCCATCAGCCTTATTCTTTGGGTCTCAGCTATTATGAGTGCTTTTATAGATAATATCCCCTTTACCGCTACTATGCTGCCCATAGTGGCTTATCTCACCAAAGTTATTCCTGGTGCAGAATCAGGAGTACTCTGGTGGGCCCTGGCCCTTGGAGCCTGCTTAGGAGGTAACGGCACTATGATAGGAGCCAGTGCCAACGTAGTTACTTTAGGAATTGCTGAAGCCATGGGATATCGCACTACTTTTTTTGGCTTTATGAAAATAGCTACTCCTATTACCATTTTGACAATAATTATTTGTAATATCTGGCTTTTACTCTTTTATTAGGAGGACGAAATGTCAAATAGTTTACCTAATCTTAGAAAAGTATTAATACCTATAACTGACGACGACCATTCTCTAAGGGCTGTAACCTTCGCTGCTAATCTCCTCTCTCCCCTTTCTCCTAATATCGCCCAAACGGTCTTCCTGCTACACGTTATCGCCCCTAGCTACATCGAAAAAATGGCTTCTAATGTCGATATTCGCTTCCGAAATATCCTTGAATCCCCCATCTTTAAAAATATTATCCAACAACATATCGAAAATAACGTTAAACCCTTCCTCGATAAGTTCGCCCGTATATTCAAAGAAAACTCCTTCCAAGGCGATATCCAAACCATCGTCTCCCAAGGTGAACCCGGAAAAGAAATCGTAAATGTCGCTCAAAAAAATAATGTCCAAAGTATTATTATGGGCCGACGCCGCCGCTCCCACGCCGCTGAAACTTTCCTCGGTAGTGCCAGCCAGATCGTCATCCATCGCGCTAAAAAACAATTCGTCTATATCGTCGGCCAATGCCTCTTAGAAAATGGCTGCCCTGTAAATAAAATCCTCGTTGCCCTTGACGGCTCCTCCCTCTCTTTAAAAGCACTTGATGAAGCCGCTGCTATCGCCTCCTCCTTCCCCCCGGGCTTGGTTAAAGTCTCTGTGGTCTCTGTTATCGATCCTCTCTACCTTGAAAAAAACTCTCAGGAAGAAAAAGAAGCTCACCTGCTCCTTGAACAAGCTAAAAATTTCCTTCTTAAATCAGGTCTTAATGAAAACTACATAGAAACCTTTCTCGAATTCGGTGACCCTGGAAGAACTATCGCCAAAATTGCTGACGATGAAAATTACCCCCTAGTTATGATGGGTCGCACCGGAAAAACTGGCCTTAAAGAAATAGTCCTGGGAAGTGTCTCTACCAGAGTTATTCATAAAGTGAAAAAGGCTACCGTAGGGCTAGCTCCTGTTGAGGATTTATAAGGCCAATTGAAATGATAGTTGGATTTTTATAACAAGAGGGTGATCATAAAATAGAGTTTATAAATTTTAATTTTTTAATTATATCATCAAAAATTGGCCTTTTAAAAAGATTTTCAAACTAAAAGAAGAAAAACGCTTGTCATTTCTCAATATTACCACTTGGCAAAAAAATTTTACTTAGGCTATCTTTAAATGACCTTAGGCTTTAAGCATCAAAAAGATTTAAAAGAATTATATAATCATTCAAGAAAACAAATTAAAAGGAGGGTAACATGGCAGCAATTGTAGTAGGTCACAAGAATCCTGACACTGACTCTATCACCGCGGCAATTTCTTTAGCTTATTTGAAAAGCAAGTTGGGAGTAGAGGCTAAACCAGTAGCTCAGGGTGAACTTAATCCTGAAAGCAAATTTGTCCTTGATAAGTTTGGTTTCTCTGCACCTGAAATTGTAACTGATGCTACAGATCAGAAAATCTTTTTAGTTGATCATAGTGACAAGTCTCAAAGTCTTGACAACCTGGATAAAGGCGAAATTCTTGGCATTGTTGACCACCACAAACTCGGTGATATCACTACCCCCAA from Thermodesulfatator indicus DSM 15286 harbors:
- a CDS encoding universal stress protein; the protein is MDKLLPNLRKVLIPITDDDHSLRAVTFAANLLSPLSPNIAQTVFLLHVIAPSYIEKMASNVDIRFRNILESPIFKNIIQQHIENNVKPFLDKFARIFKENSFQGDIQTIVSQGEPGKEIVNVAQKNNVQSIIMGRRRRSHAAETFLGSASQIVIHRAKKQFVYIVGQCLLENGCPVNKILVALDGSSPSLKALNEAAAIASSFPPGLVKVSVVSVIDPLYLEKNSQEEKEAHLLLEQAKNFLLKSGLNENYIETFLEFGDPGRTIAKIADDENYPLVMMGRTGKTGLKEIVLGSVSTRVIHKVKKATVGLAPVEENI
- a CDS encoding SLC13 family permease, whose translation is MLKLFLKAVSLCAILTLVFTSFAMATPPETQNSLQKVFIFGKVIDTHKEPVAQAKIKIFINGNPYHVETPGKSKEHLLTEEDGSFYLTLDIPNKEFSESKISLIIEKSAYKKTKISFTHSDFAQKDNKYFVQTEVILKRTLNPAFWIATIVFLLAYILISFELLHRTLAAMLGAAIMLAISYTIGTFNPDYHIISYESAIKAIDMNVIFLLMGMMIIIGILKNTGIFQWCAYKCYQLSRGKVFLLSIIFMSFTAITSAFLDNVTTMLLLTPVTVEIALALGINPLSLLIPEILASNIGGTATLIGDPPNIMIGSYAKLTFLQFVENLAPVCLISLLMLFVYNRFVFQSEYNKSKIDNVEAFIEKLRQEYQITDKTLLTFGLLIMGIVILMFVLHGVLHMEVSIAALFGASILFAYSAVTKKVDIAHLVEKDIEWLTLLFFMFLFILVGAVESVGLLDMVADEVLRLSHDNLTVAISLILWVSAIMSAFIDNIPFTATMLPIVAYLTKVIPGAESGVLWWALALGACLGGNGTMIGASANVVTLGIAEAMGYRTTFFGFMKIATPITILTIIICNIWLLLFY
- a CDS encoding universal stress protein, which codes for MSNSLPNLRKVLIPITDDDHSLRAVTFAANLLSPLSPNIAQTVFLLHVIAPSYIEKMASNVDIRFRNILESPIFKNIIQQHIENNVKPFLDKFARIFKENSFQGDIQTIVSQGEPGKEIVNVAQKNNVQSIIMGRRRRSHAAETFLGSASQIVIHRAKKQFVYIVGQCLLENGCPVNKILVALDGSSLSLKALDEAAAIASSFPPGLVKVSVVSVIDPLYLEKNSQEEKEAHLLLEQAKNFLLKSGLNENYIETFLEFGDPGRTIAKIADDENYPLVMMGRTGKTGLKEIVLGSVSTRVIHKVKKATVGLAPVEDL